The following are from one region of the Mesorhizobium sp. B2-8-5 genome:
- a CDS encoding c-type cytochrome — MRAIAFFAAIFLVTFITDQSYAQDAAAGEKVFTKCKVCHVADKDQNKVGPSLNGVIGRTAGTHPGFSYSQAMVAAGKSGVKWDEPTLTTYLHDPKAMVKGTKMAFAGLKDDKDVANVIAYLKQFSK; from the coding sequence ATGCGCGCTATCGCATTTTTCGCCGCCATATTCCTGGTTACTTTCATTACGGACCAATCCTACGCACAGGATGCGGCGGCAGGCGAGAAGGTCTTCACCAAATGCAAGGTCTGCCACGTCGCGGACAAGGACCAGAACAAGGTCGGTCCGTCGTTGAACGGCGTCATCGGCCGCACGGCCGGCACGCATCCGGGATTCAGCTATTCCCAGGCCATGGTCGCGGCCGGAAAGTCCGGCGTCAAATGGGACGAGCCGACGCTGACGACCTATCTCCATGATCCAAAGGCCATGGTGAAAGGCACGAAGATGGCGTTTGCAGGCCTCAAGGACGACAAGGACGTGGCCAACGTCATCGCCTATCTCAAGCAATTCTCGAAGTGA
- the rpe gene encoding ribulose-phosphate 3-epimerase — MTAKTIIAPSVLSSDFSRLGDEIEAVARAGADWIHLDVMDGHFVPNITFGPPVIKAIRDRTDKIFDCHLMIAPADPYLAAFADAGCDIITVHAEAGPHLDRSLQAIRNLGKKAGVSLNPSTPESVIEYVLDRLDLVLLMTVNPGFGGQAFISAVIDKVRRVKALVGQRPIDIEIDGGVTPETAPLVTAAGANVLVAGSAVFKGGAEAAYRANIGAIRQAADGAVRRAA, encoded by the coding sequence ATGACCGCAAAGACCATCATCGCCCCTTCCGTTCTGTCGTCGGATTTCTCGCGGCTCGGCGACGAGATCGAAGCGGTCGCGCGGGCGGGCGCCGACTGGATCCATCTCGACGTTATGGACGGACATTTCGTGCCCAACATCACCTTCGGCCCGCCGGTGATCAAGGCGATCCGCGATCGAACCGACAAGATCTTCGACTGTCATCTGATGATCGCGCCGGCCGATCCCTATCTCGCCGCCTTCGCCGACGCCGGTTGCGACATCATCACGGTGCACGCCGAGGCCGGGCCGCATCTCGACCGCTCGCTGCAGGCGATCAGGAACCTCGGCAAAAAGGCCGGCGTGTCGCTCAACCCGTCGACGCCGGAAAGCGTCATCGAATATGTCCTCGACCGGCTCGACCTAGTGCTTTTGATGACCGTCAATCCGGGTTTCGGCGGTCAGGCCTTCATTTCGGCGGTCATCGACAAGGTCAGGCGTGTCAAGGCGCTCGTCGGCCAGCGTCCGATCGACATCGAGATCGACGGCGGCGTCACGCCCGAGACGGCTCCCCTTGTTACCGCGGCCGGCGCCAATGTGCTCGTCGCCGGCTCCGCCGTTTTCAAGGGTGGCGCCGAGGCCGCCTATCGCGCCAATATTGGCGCGATCAGACAGGCGGCCGACGGAGCGGTCCGGCGAGCCGCGTGA
- the gph gene encoding phosphoglycolate phosphatase (PGP is an essential enzyme in the glycolate salvage pathway in higher organisms (photorespiration in plants). Phosphoglycolate results from the oxidase activity of RubisCO in the Calvin cycle when concentrations of carbon dioxide are low relative to oxygen. This enzyme is a member of the Haloacid Dehalogenase (HAD) superfamily of aspartate-nucleophile hydrolase enzymes (PF00702).), with protein sequence MKGASKPFGSPRAILFDLDGTLIDSAPDIAAAVNELLAGRDLPPLSVDRVRAMIGGGVMKLVERAFAASGSRLAGSVLEEANRDMAPIYRRHLTGLTKLMPGVREVLTHFHLNGTAMGVATNKPQLATREILLHFHLTEYLGAIVGGDAVTNLKPAPDALLLALDQLGVEPYEALMVGDSISDVGAARAAGMPVVLLRGGYTHVPVEELGADLVCDSLLDLPSAMRRLRDAA encoded by the coding sequence ATGAAAGGCGCAAGCAAGCCGTTTGGGTCGCCAAGGGCGATCCTGTTCGATCTCGACGGCACGCTGATCGATTCGGCGCCCGACATCGCGGCGGCCGTGAACGAACTGCTGGCCGGCCGCGATCTGCCGCCGCTCAGCGTGGATCGGGTCAGGGCGATGATCGGCGGCGGTGTCATGAAATTGGTCGAGCGCGCTTTCGCCGCCTCGGGGTCGCGGCTTGCCGGCAGCGTTCTCGAGGAAGCCAATCGCGACATGGCGCCGATCTACCGCAGACATCTGACCGGGCTGACGAAGCTGATGCCTGGCGTCAGGGAAGTTCTCACCCACTTCCATCTGAACGGAACGGCCATGGGCGTTGCCACCAACAAGCCGCAATTGGCAACGCGCGAAATCCTGCTGCATTTCCACTTGACGGAATATCTCGGCGCGATCGTCGGCGGAGATGCCGTGACAAACCTGAAACCGGCGCCTGACGCTTTGCTTCTGGCGCTCGACCAGCTTGGCGTCGAACCATACGAGGCGCTGATGGTTGGAGACAGCATCAGCGACGTCGGCGCCGCGCGCGCGGCCGGCATGCCGGTCGTTCTGCTGCGCGGCGGCTACACCCATGTCCCCGTCGAGGAGCTGGGCGCGGACCTCGTATGCGACAGCTTGCTCGATCTGCCTTCCGCCATGCGGAGGCTGCGTGACGCCGCGTAG
- a CDS encoding thioredoxin family protein: protein MAAIPPVCDFGWQGVDAVLPGIDGRSHSIFGQAGPNGLVVAFICNHCPYVKAVISRIVRDADDLKAEGIGFVAVNANDADAYPDDGFDNMKLFARANAFTFPYLHDESQAVARAYGAVCTPDFFGLNGELTLQYRGRLDASRREAGQPGLRRDLLEAMKQVARTGNGPRDQIASIGCSIKWKEAA, encoded by the coding sequence ATGGCGGCAATCCCACCGGTCTGCGATTTCGGCTGGCAAGGCGTCGACGCCGTCTTGCCCGGCATCGACGGCAGATCGCATTCGATCTTCGGCCAGGCCGGACCCAACGGGCTGGTCGTCGCCTTCATCTGCAATCACTGCCCCTATGTGAAGGCGGTGATTTCGCGCATCGTGCGCGACGCCGACGACCTCAAGGCCGAGGGTATCGGCTTTGTTGCGGTCAACGCCAACGATGCCGACGCCTATCCTGACGATGGCTTCGACAACATGAAGCTCTTCGCCAGGGCGAACGCCTTCACCTTCCCGTATCTCCATGACGAGTCGCAGGCGGTGGCGCGCGCCTATGGCGCCGTGTGCACCCCGGATTTCTTCGGCCTCAACGGCGAGCTGACGCTGCAATATCGCGGCCGGCTGGATGCATCGCGACGCGAGGCCGGACAGCCTGGACTGAGACGCGATCTGCTGGAGGCGATGAAGCAGGTTGCCCGAACCGGTAACGGACCGCGCGACCAGATCGCTTCGATCGGCTGCTCGATCAAATGGAAGGAGGCCGCATGA
- a CDS encoding ABC transporter substrate-binding protein, with product MVISRREALRLAALGTAAVLGSHAVAASAASKLRIGVLKFGTVSWELDTLKQHKFDAANGIDLDVINFAGEDATNVAMLAGAIDMIVTDWLWVSRQRSEGGDVTLAPYSTAVGAIMVKDASPIRTIADLKGKKIGVAGGAIDKSWLLIQALARRDHGIDLPAVSDVVFGAPPLISQKAIQGELDAALNFWHFCARLEADGFRRLIGAGDAQMALGASGPVSALGYVFHDKWANDNPQAARGFLKASAQAKDLLARSDEEWLRLAPVIRADGKELAKLRERYREGIPRRPVAEEAVDAGRLYRVLARIGGEKLVGSAPEMAPGTFWREPPQ from the coding sequence ATCGTGATTTCGCGGCGGGAAGCGCTCCGTCTGGCGGCTCTTGGAACGGCGGCGGTTCTCGGCTCACACGCCGTTGCCGCCTCCGCCGCGTCCAAGCTTCGCATCGGCGTGCTGAAGTTCGGCACGGTGAGCTGGGAGCTTGATACGCTGAAGCAGCACAAGTTCGACGCCGCCAACGGGATCGATCTGGACGTCATCAATTTCGCCGGGGAGGATGCGACCAATGTGGCGATGCTGGCGGGCGCGATCGACATGATCGTGACCGATTGGCTGTGGGTCTCGCGCCAGCGCTCGGAGGGCGGCGACGTCACATTGGCCCCCTATTCGACCGCCGTCGGGGCGATCATGGTGAAGGACGCATCGCCGATCCGCACGATCGCAGACCTCAAGGGAAAGAAGATCGGCGTCGCCGGCGGAGCCATCGACAAGAGCTGGCTGCTGATACAGGCGCTGGCCAGGCGCGATCACGGCATCGACCTGCCGGCGGTCAGCGATGTCGTCTTTGGCGCGCCGCCGCTGATTTCGCAAAAGGCCATTCAGGGCGAGCTCGATGCGGCGCTCAATTTCTGGCACTTCTGCGCCAGGCTCGAGGCCGACGGCTTTCGTCGGCTGATCGGCGCCGGCGACGCGCAGATGGCGCTCGGAGCATCGGGTCCGGTATCCGCGCTTGGCTATGTCTTCCACGACAAATGGGCGAACGACAATCCGCAAGCCGCCCGCGGCTTCCTCAAGGCTTCCGCGCAGGCCAAGGATCTGCTGGCAAGGTCCGACGAAGAGTGGCTGCGCCTCGCGCCGGTCATCCGCGCGGACGGCAAGGAGCTGGCCAAGCTGCGCGAACGCTACCGCGAGGGCATCCCCAGGCGGCCGGTCGCCGAGGAGGCGGTCGATGCCGGCAGGCTCTATCGGGTGCTGGCCCGAATCGGCGGCGAAAAGCTGGTCGGCAGCGCGCCGGAGATGGCGCCCGGCACATTCTGGCGGGAGCCGCCGCAATGA
- the fba gene encoding class II fructose-bisphosphate aldolase (catalyzes the reversible aldol condensation of dihydroxyacetonephosphate and glyceraldehyde 3-phosphate in the Calvin cycle, glycolysis, and/or gluconeogenesis), giving the protein MARITLRQLLDHAAEHGYGVPAFNINNMEQGLAIMEAARACDAPVIIQASRGARSYANDIMLSRMMEALTEIHPAIPLCIHQDHGNNEATCLSAIRHGFTSVMMDGSLMADAKTPASYDYNVAITERVARMAHWVGASVEGELGVLGSLETGQGEAEDGHGAEGALSHDQLLTDPDQAVDFVTATRVDALAIACGTSHGAYKFTRKPDGDILAMQVIEAIHEKLPNTHLVMHGSSSVPQELQDIINKYGGEMPQTFGVPVEEIERGIRYGVRKVNIDTDCRMAMAGQFRRVATQDPREFDPRKFLKPAMDALRDLCRDRFERFGTAGNASKIKVIAMDEMAKRYAAGKLDPQIATAKAA; this is encoded by the coding sequence ATGGCCCGCATCACCCTTCGCCAGCTTCTCGACCATGCCGCCGAGCACGGTTACGGCGTGCCGGCATTCAACATCAACAACATGGAACAGGGCCTCGCCATCATGGAGGCGGCCAGGGCCTGCGACGCGCCTGTGATCATCCAGGCTTCGCGCGGCGCCCGCTCCTATGCCAACGACATCATGCTGTCCAGGATGATGGAGGCGCTGACCGAGATCCATCCGGCCATTCCGCTGTGCATCCATCAGGATCACGGCAACAACGAAGCCACCTGCCTTTCGGCGATCCGCCACGGCTTCACCTCGGTGATGATGGACGGGTCGTTGATGGCGGACGCCAAGACCCCAGCGAGCTACGACTACAACGTCGCCATCACCGAACGCGTCGCGCGCATGGCGCATTGGGTCGGCGCTTCCGTCGAAGGCGAGCTCGGCGTGCTCGGCTCGCTGGAAACCGGCCAGGGCGAAGCGGAGGACGGTCACGGAGCGGAGGGCGCGCTGTCGCACGACCAGCTCCTGACCGATCCCGATCAGGCGGTCGACTTCGTGACCGCCACCCGCGTCGATGCGCTCGCCATCGCCTGCGGCACCTCCCACGGCGCCTACAAGTTCACGCGCAAGCCGGACGGCGACATCCTGGCCATGCAGGTGATCGAGGCGATCCACGAGAAGCTGCCGAACACGCATCTGGTCATGCACGGTTCGTCCTCCGTGCCGCAGGAGCTGCAGGACATTATCAACAAGTACGGCGGCGAGATGCCCCAGACCTTCGGCGTTCCGGTCGAGGAGATCGAGCGCGGCATCCGCTACGGCGTGCGCAAGGTCAACATCGACACCGATTGCCGCATGGCCATGGCCGGGCAGTTCCGCCGCGTCGCGACGCAGGATCCGCGTGAATTCGATCCGCGAAAATTCCTGAAGCCCGCCATGGACGCCTTGCGCGACCTCTGCCGCGATCGCTTCGAACGCTTCGGCACCGCGGGCAACGCCTCGAAGATCAAGGTCATCGCCATGGACGAGATGGCCAAGCGCTACGCCGCGGGAAAGCTCGACCCGCAGATCGCAACCGCGAAAGCCGCCTGA
- the cbbX gene encoding CbbX protein translates to MPAPALAETQVPQAAAPAAIDLREEFETSGVKDVLAELDRDLIGLAPVKRRIRETAALLLVERARRRMGLAHETPTLHMSFTGNPGTGKTTVALRMADLLHRLGYIRKGHLVSVTRDDLVGQYIGHTAPKTKEILKKAMGGVLFIDEAYYLYRPENERDYGQEAIEILLQVMENQRDDLVVVLAGYAQRMDRFFESNPGFRSRVAHHIDFPDYSDDELLRIAEQMLEKQNYLFDTEATAAMADYIARRRAQPHFANARSIRNALDRTRLRQANRLFESAREPLDAKALSTISAEDITASRVFAVKPGEGEGK, encoded by the coding sequence ATGCCGGCGCCAGCCTTAGCCGAAACGCAAGTGCCGCAAGCCGCCGCCCCGGCGGCGATCGATCTGCGCGAGGAATTCGAAACGTCCGGCGTCAAGGACGTCCTGGCCGAGCTCGACCGCGATCTGATCGGGCTCGCCCCGGTCAAGCGACGCATCCGCGAGACGGCGGCGCTCCTGCTGGTCGAGCGGGCCCGCCGCCGCATGGGCCTCGCGCACGAAACGCCGACGCTGCATATGAGCTTCACCGGCAATCCGGGCACCGGCAAGACGACCGTCGCGCTGCGCATGGCCGACCTGCTGCATCGCCTGGGCTATATCCGCAAGGGCCATCTGGTTTCGGTTACCCGCGACGATCTGGTCGGCCAGTATATCGGCCATACGGCCCCCAAGACCAAGGAGATCCTGAAGAAGGCGATGGGCGGCGTCCTGTTCATCGACGAGGCCTATTATCTCTATCGCCCTGAGAACGAACGGGATTACGGCCAGGAAGCGATCGAGATCCTGCTGCAGGTGATGGAGAACCAGCGCGACGATCTCGTCGTCGTCCTCGCCGGCTATGCGCAGCGCATGGATCGCTTCTTCGAAAGCAATCCGGGATTCCGTTCACGCGTTGCCCACCACATCGACTTTCCCGATTATTCCGACGACGAGCTTCTCAGGATCGCGGAACAAATGCTCGAAAAGCAAAACTACCTGTTCGACACCGAGGCAACCGCCGCAATGGCCGACTACATCGCGCGCCGCCGCGCACAACCGCATTTCGCCAATGCCCGCTCGATCCGCAACGCGCTCGACCGGACACGGCTGCGGCAGGCCAACCGCCTGTTCGAGAGCGCTAGGGAACCGCTCGACGCCAAGGCGCTGTCGACGATCTCCGCCGAGGACATCACCGCCAGCCGGGTGTTCGCAGTGAAGCCCGGGGAAGGAGAAGGCAAATGA
- a CDS encoding form I ribulose bisphosphate carboxylase large subunit has product MPNKSETVTGKDRYRSGVMEYKKMGYWEPDYEPKDTDIISVFRITPQDGVDPIEAAAAVAGESSTATWTVVWTDRLTASEKYRAKAYRVDPVPNAPGQYFAYIAYDLDLFEPGSIANLSASIIGNVFGFKPLKALRLEDMRFPVAYVKTFQGPATGIVVERERLDKFGRPLLGATVKPKLGLSGRNYGRVVYEALKGGLDFTKDDENINSQPFMHWRERFLYCMEAVNKAQAETGEIKGTYLNVTAATMEDMYERADFARELGSNIVMIDLVIGYTAIQSMAKWARRNDMILHLHRAGHSTYTRQKSHGVSFRVIAKWMRLAGVDHIHAGTVVGKLEGDPATTRGYYDICREDHNPMRLENGIFFDQHWASLNKLMPVASGGIHAGQMHQLIDLLGEDVVLQFGGGTIGHPMGIAAGATANRVALEAMILARNEGRDYLREGPEILERAARSCLPLRQALDVWKDVTFNYASTDTPDFVPVATAAE; this is encoded by the coding sequence ATGCCCAACAAATCCGAGACCGTGACCGGCAAGGACCGCTACAGATCCGGTGTGATGGAATACAAGAAGATGGGCTATTGGGAGCCTGACTACGAGCCCAAGGACACCGACATAATCTCGGTGTTCAGGATCACGCCGCAGGACGGCGTCGACCCGATTGAGGCCGCCGCGGCAGTCGCCGGCGAATCCTCGACCGCAACCTGGACTGTGGTCTGGACGGACCGGCTGACGGCGAGCGAAAAATACCGCGCCAAGGCCTATCGGGTCGACCCCGTGCCGAACGCGCCCGGACAGTACTTCGCCTATATCGCCTACGATCTCGACCTGTTCGAGCCGGGTTCGATCGCCAATCTTTCGGCATCGATCATCGGCAACGTCTTCGGCTTCAAGCCATTGAAAGCATTGCGGTTGGAGGACATGCGTTTTCCCGTCGCCTATGTGAAGACCTTCCAGGGTCCGGCGACCGGTATCGTTGTCGAGCGCGAGCGCCTCGACAAGTTCGGCCGCCCGCTGCTCGGCGCCACCGTCAAGCCGAAGCTCGGCCTTTCCGGCCGCAACTACGGCCGTGTCGTCTACGAGGCGCTGAAAGGCGGGCTCGATTTCACCAAGGACGACGAAAACATCAACTCGCAGCCCTTCATGCATTGGCGCGAGCGTTTCCTCTACTGCATGGAGGCGGTCAACAAGGCGCAGGCCGAGACCGGCGAGATCAAGGGGACCTATCTCAACGTCACCGCGGCCACCATGGAGGACATGTACGAAAGGGCCGACTTCGCCAGGGAGCTCGGCTCCAACATCGTCATGATCGACCTCGTGATCGGCTACACGGCGATCCAGTCGATGGCAAAGTGGGCGCGCAGGAACGACATGATTCTGCACCTGCATCGCGCCGGGCACTCGACCTACACGCGGCAGAAGTCGCACGGCGTTTCCTTCCGCGTCATCGCCAAATGGATGCGGCTTGCCGGCGTCGATCACATCCATGCCGGCACCGTCGTCGGCAAGCTGGAAGGCGACCCGGCGACGACAAGGGGTTACTACGATATCTGCCGCGAGGACCATAACCCGATGCGGCTGGAGAACGGCATCTTCTTCGACCAGCACTGGGCATCGCTCAACAAGCTGATGCCGGTGGCGTCGGGCGGCATCCATGCCGGCCAGATGCATCAGCTCATCGACCTGCTCGGCGAGGATGTCGTGCTCCAGTTCGGCGGCGGCACGATCGGCCATCCGATGGGGATCGCGGCCGGCGCCACCGCCAACAGGGTGGCCCTCGAAGCGATGATCCTCGCCCGCAACGAGGGTCGCGACTACCTGCGGGAAGGGCCTGAGATCCTCGAGCGCGCCGCCCGCTCATGCCTGCCTCTGCGGCAGGCCCTCGACGTCTGGAAGGACGTGACATTCAACTACGCCTCGACCGACACGCCGGACTTCGTTCCGGTGGCAACAGCCGCCGAATAA
- a CDS encoding ABC transporter permease, translating to MTARDGGDRTLGEAAGISSRSGSAATLMPALTVTVSLLGLGLLWSLAANTWPSPAFPGPGEVWQVLLREAASGDLFYHLGATLGRVAAAYLVAMIVGSAIGILLGSYRRADRFFNPWVILFLNIPALVVIVLAYIWFGLNEAAAIGAVAVNKIPNVVVTMREGARALDPSYAEMAAVYRFGPLDRLRHILLPQLQPYLAAASRSGIALIWKIVLVVELLGRSNGVGFQIHLYFQLFDVAAILAYTLAFVAVMLVIELLLVQPVERHATRWRRRSA from the coding sequence ATGACCGCAAGAGACGGTGGCGATCGCACGCTCGGCGAAGCGGCCGGCATCTCCAGCCGTTCCGGCTCCGCTGCGACGCTGATGCCCGCGCTGACGGTGACAGTCTCCTTGCTCGGGCTTGGCCTGCTGTGGAGCCTGGCGGCGAATACCTGGCCGAGTCCCGCCTTTCCGGGACCAGGTGAGGTCTGGCAGGTGCTGCTGAGAGAGGCGGCGAGCGGCGACCTTTTCTACCACCTCGGCGCAACACTGGGCCGGGTCGCCGCGGCGTATCTCGTCGCGATGATCGTCGGATCGGCGATCGGCATCCTCCTCGGCAGCTACCGCCGCGCGGACCGGTTCTTCAACCCCTGGGTCATCCTGTTCCTCAACATCCCCGCGCTGGTGGTCATCGTGCTGGCCTATATCTGGTTCGGCCTCAACGAGGCGGCGGCGATAGGCGCGGTCGCCGTGAACAAGATCCCGAATGTCGTGGTGACCATGCGCGAGGGCGCCAGGGCGCTGGACCCGAGTTACGCCGAAATGGCGGCCGTCTACCGCTTCGGTCCCCTCGACCGCCTTCGCCATATCCTGCTGCCGCAATTGCAGCCCTATCTGGCCGCGGCCTCGCGCTCCGGTATCGCTCTCATCTGGAAGATCGTTCTGGTGGTCGAACTGCTCGGCCGCTCCAACGGCGTGGGCTTTCAGATCCACCTCTATTTCCAGCTTTTCGACGTCGCCGCCATTCTCGCCTACACGCTGGCATTCGTGGCGGTGATGCTCGTGATCGAACTTCTTCTGGTGCAGCCCGTTGAACGACATGCAACCCGTTGGCGCCGCCGCTCCGCTTAG
- a CDS encoding ATP-binding cassette domain-containing protein: MQPVGAAAPLRVDIAEKTFMSAQGVSVMALKNLSFEVQQGEFACLLGPSGCGKTTTLRILLGLDRQFSGSFQLPEGGSNRIAAVFQEPTLLPWRTVEQNVRLALPKDLRAKNLDALFDTLGLAGMRSLYPAELSLGLARRAALARAFATEPAVLFLDEPFVSLDGRTAGQLRRLLLDVWSAKPTTALMVTHNLTEALTLADRIIVLAPRPSHVLGVFDIGLPRQHRGPEATNGLLRSFHQKFPGVA, translated from the coding sequence ATGCAACCCGTTGGCGCCGCCGCTCCGCTTAGGGTCGACATCGCCGAAAAAACCTTCATGTCCGCGCAGGGTGTCTCGGTCATGGCGCTGAAGAACCTTTCCTTCGAGGTCCAACAAGGCGAATTCGCCTGCCTGCTCGGGCCATCCGGCTGCGGCAAGACCACGACGCTGCGCATTCTGCTTGGGCTCGACAGGCAGTTCTCCGGTTCTTTCCAGCTGCCCGAAGGCGGCTCGAACCGCATAGCCGCCGTGTTCCAGGAACCCACCTTGCTGCCCTGGCGCACGGTGGAACAGAACGTCAGGCTGGCGCTGCCGAAAGACCTGCGCGCGAAAAATCTCGACGCGCTGTTCGACACGCTCGGTCTCGCCGGCATGCGCTCGCTCTATCCGGCGGAGCTTTCGCTCGGCCTTGCGCGAAGGGCGGCGCTCGCGCGCGCCTTCGCGACCGAGCCGGCGGTGCTGTTCCTCGACGAGCCCTTCGTCTCGCTCGACGGACGGACCGCCGGGCAACTCCGGCGCCTGCTTCTCGACGTCTGGTCGGCCAAGCCCACGACCGCCCTGATGGTGACACACAACCTGACCGAGGCGCTAACGCTGGCGGACCGCATCATCGTGCTTGCGCCGCGGCCCTCGCACGTGCTCGGCGTTTTCGACATAGGGCTGCCCCGGCAACACCGCGGCCCCGAGGCGACGAACGGCCTTTTGCGATCGTTCCATCAGAAATTTCCGGGCGTGGCCTGA
- a CDS encoding ribulose bisphosphate carboxylase small subunit: MRITQGAFSFLPDLTDDQIRAQVQYCIDNKWAVSLEFTDDPHPRNTYWDMWGHPMFDNPDAAALMMELNACRKLYGDRYIRVVAFDSSQGWESVKLSFIVNRPAEEPGYRLDRQETAGRMIRYTTKPYAADRPAGARYG; the protein is encoded by the coding sequence ATGCGCATAACCCAAGGGGCCTTTTCCTTCCTGCCCGACCTGACCGACGATCAGATCCGCGCGCAGGTGCAGTATTGCATCGACAACAAATGGGCCGTCAGCCTCGAGTTCACCGACGACCCGCACCCGCGCAACACCTATTGGGACATGTGGGGCCACCCGATGTTCGACAATCCCGACGCGGCGGCGCTGATGATGGAGCTCAACGCATGCCGCAAGCTCTATGGCGATCGCTATATCCGCGTCGTCGCCTTCGATTCCTCGCAGGGCTGGGAATCGGTGAAGCTCTCCTTCATCGTGAACCGCCCGGCCGAGGAACCCGGCTACCGGCTCGACAGGCAGGAAACCGCGGGCCGCATGATCCGCTACACCACCAAGCCCTATGCGGCCGACAGGCCGGCCGGGGCGAGATACGGCTGA